AGTCTGCTCCAGTACCGATTTATCCTTCCCTTTCCAACTTTATTTATGATGTCAGTTTGGTGCCACAGCTTTCTTATGTGTAAAAGcgtagtggtggtggcgtagtgggctaaagcgcTGAACTGGTAATCAAACCAGGTAATCAaataaggttgctggttcgatccccacagccaccaccattgtgtccttgagcatgacacttaactccaggttgctccaggggtattgtccctgtaataagtgcactgtaatttgttttggataaaagcgtctgccaaatgcataaatgtaaatgtacatacgTAGAGCTACTATTGTGAGACTGCACACAGGTTTACCACCCAGGTGGCAAAGCAGGAGTCGTTCAcgtgaacatgtttttgcatctgtctgcactcttgttctttttttttatgagttGTCCTGTGTAAACATgggctagatggatgtctttgaccgttgcaccgcgtcttgctgttttttcaccGTCTCGCGCATGTGCGCCACGTTTATACACTTTGTCAAGTTAAAGGccttcaaatattaaaaaaaataaacacgaaATAGCGTTCATTCTGAACAGCCTCTTAGGTAGTCCTTTTTATGAATTCTGTCTCTCTTTCAGGACTTAAGTACCTGCACTCTGCAGGCATTTTGCACAGGGACATCAAACCAGGGAACCTGCTGGTCAACAGCAACTGTCTGCTTAAGGTACCACACTGCTGATGTGATCAAATGAActcaaattaaaaactaaaaatggcGAAGATAGAAAAGTTATATTGCTTTATCTTTCAGATTTGTGACTTTGGTCTGGCACGAGTGGAGGAACCAGACCCAAATCGTCACATGACCCAGGAGGTGGTGACGCAGTATTACCGTGCTCCGGAGGTTCTGATGGGATGCCAGCATTATAGTTCAGCTATAGACGTCTGGTCTGTGGGCTGTATTTTCGCCGAGTTGCTAGGCCGACGCATTCTATTTCAGGCTCAGAGCCCCATACAACAGGTATGTATTAGAGGAAAATCCCTCTGAAAAAAAGATTTTCCTTTTGTATTTCTAGCATTGTTGTGTTCAATACTTGATTCAGGAGCATGATGAAGTGTCTTTTTACTCACttgctttttctttttcagttGGATCTGATCACTGATCTCCTTGGGACTCCTCCACTTTCTGCCATGGCATCTGCATGTGAAGGAGCTCGGGCACACATTCTTAGAGGACCCCACAAACCAGTTCTGTACCCTCCTTTGTGATAATTTTTTAGCCTTGATTATAAAATTAGCTTTAGAGTAAAATTGGCTttggcaaataaataaaacagatttttctcTTCAGGTGACCAGTAACTTTATTAggaaacagggactaaaaatggttcaaggaacaaaaactgaaaatgaacaaaatattttgcagaatgtaatcaaaaggaaaaaaataaataaataaatattgaggaAAAAGGAAAGGAACCCacttgtgtaaaaaaaattgcttatattttcgcttattttgggtgaggcaaATCCCTTATTTTGAACTtggtttttccagaccaggtcacttgtttctcttgtgagatttaGCAACACCGCAAATAATACATTACCCACCCTTgacacagagtactgtcattttaagaagaacattattaactgttcttttatttcgtTCTAACCGGTTGCCAATTGGAACAGAAGGCTGCGGAACCGGAATGGAAAactacagtttctgctcagaatgaaccgaaatgaaaaacatttcatttttagtccctgttagAAACTGCAGCAtggtttaaattcaaatctgAATCTGCCTCCATCTACCCTGATGTAAATGACATgagcaaatcaaatcaaagacaCAGTATACTACTAAGAATTGTTTTTTGCAATTTGCACACCTATTGCACTTCTAACAGCCTTTACCTctgtggacaatttttttttgtttttgttttttgtcaccaATATGCACAAAAAAAGCTAATAATCCCATTATTATAGGGacagaaatgtgtaattttaaataaaaataatgcaaaataaagttTCAACGGCTGGTAAGATATAACTatggcaggtgtggcaaaaagttatttttggaCCCTGTGTTCACGTATCATTAACGCCTTGTAATTTTGAGATCTACCTACAAATCAAGTTGTCTATCAGAGATTTTAAATTTCCTCCTTTAAGTGACTGATCTCCCAAATATCACAGcgaaataatataatttgttgtCTGATGGCTCTTTGACACTTCTAACATTGTTTTTGCTCTTTCACTCCCTCAGCCCTCACTATCTGTTCTATACATGCTGTCAGATGGAGCAACACATGAAGCAGTTCATCTGCTGTGCCGCATGCTAGTGTTTGATCCGGTGAGTATGAAACTTTCAGAACACAATGTCTTCTAAAATGTACTAAATCTGTGGATGGGGGTTAGAATCCACTGAATTTGTCTTTATTCATCATAACATTGACATTTAAAGTGCAGTTTCTTAATGTGCAGGTGAATATTCatcatgtccaggtcatatttcactccagaATCAGCAGAAAGAAATATGTAGAAATCTGTTTTTAAGCTTATTAAGATTTTGACATTTATGACATTATTCTCAAATTCTCACTACTTTAATGGAAAAAAGAGAGGGAGATTCACCTGTATTTGACTGGTTAATTCGTGGGCTTatagtctgtgtgtgtctgtatctgtctTTAGGCCAAGCGGATCTCAGGCAGTGATGCTCTGTCTCACCCGTACTTGGACGAGGGTCGTCTGAGGTACCACACCTGCATGTGTAAGTGCTGTTACTCGGTTCCCAGCGGGAGGGTGTACACCAGAGACTTTGAGCCGCCTGCAGATCGACCTTTCAGCCACAACTATGAACAGAGCATGCACTCTGTATGGCAGGGCAAAGGTGAATCTCCTCTgttacaacaaaaacattttcatctTTCTTTTGACATAAAGGACATTTTATTGACCTGTTTTCTCTTTCTTCATCTCAGAACTCATCCATCGTTTTATAACAGAGCACCAGCAAGGCAAACGAGTGCCTTTGTGCATCAATCCTCAGAGTGCAGCCTTCAAAACATTTATTAGGtcagtatatgttttttttttctgacaaagTTAAACCGTATTACAGTACATTCAGTCAAAATTGATATCGGTAATATTTACTGATCCACATTGTTCATATGAGTTCTTAGGGCTTGGCGATATAAACTATACTGCTGTCTCAGCCAGTTTTTCACGGATGAAAACATTAGCTGACGaaggtttcttttgattttgtcaacGATAACGAAGGCGAGACGAAAAAGgtgcatcatgacgataattaaacaattttattaaagcatactattgacgaaaatatgacgagataaaaattatactgtaagatattaacagtgcaagatatgtAAAGGAGAAAACATCTATagaatctgtataaatataataGATATAGATTCATCGAACCCATTAATAATTGGGAATATCtccgcttgagctgcgtgagttgaacaCAGACAACATTAACCTCTTCAAAAAGGTGTAAATACCTCATTCAatcgcatcctatttatacatgattttaattactatagtagcctatattcacaacatatatgtaattataacaacttacatctgcaccgTGAAGCGAGTGAACAGGTGAACCTGAACTAAATGAcgcgctagtcagaatatgcgtaacttgcgttgagtacactgtttccataagaaacatgctacacgcaatgtaatatcctttcatggaaaattaataagtctctaaagcaagaaatcagagtacagtaggctaacttctaaaaagtagcttatatttcagtctattcattattattttaggagctcagtttctttcacaacaaggacagtagggTATGTATAGTTATTTTTGATACATTTCTAaattagaaaatgttaataaatattttccctaaatgtttgaatatttggttaaagtttggtatCTTGCAGTTTGACACACGTTTTTGTCCACTTTGCACATTGTCGTCAACTAAAAGAatttattttcattgactaaagTTATATGTAGTTTTCATCAGACTAAAACTAATGAATATGAGATGACGAAaaattgactaattttaaaggacgtcaaaagactaaaactatgactaaaaaaaaaaacggtgaAAAAATGAACACTGTTCTCTGCCTTTTGACTATATTCAATACCATCCTGAGACCCTCCTTAGACTGCtgtgtgaattttccatttcctttttgatttgtaactagttacAACTATTAAACatgcaaacaaaaaacaaaaacaaaacaaaaagtcctAAAAATATATGGCAACATatatggacagtgggactaaattgtaaaattttaaataataccaaactataggAAGTcagatttttattgtttattatgtttcaaggagtgttggttatttgtGTTTtggagacgttacagacattacactagaaatttgcataaataattctgattcaaagtaatgtccagcatcatccaatcactgccagccatgttcaaataaaatgatacattataaattctgaatatctGTACTGAtttccattgtcccatgtctgccaatcatgttgagtggtccaaaaatcatctgcagcctgaaactgaacatttggttgtattttaggagtgaatgcaccaagctgcataggaaagctacaggatgctcccttgctccctatttaatgaacgatttaaCCTTcagtatgctgtctgtctgcactggtctccgaacagttcgaaatgcaccttattttcatcctaactcaataTAAAGTCTCTaaaatcaatgtgataatgcacagtaaatatagtatttctaatgaaaaactagTGCTATTGTTTACTATAATGTTCATTGTggttagcagcgtggcgtttcatGATAATCACAACCACCAGTGTCCTGTCACTATACTAGGGCATTAGGACCCAAACAGACCACAGGGTAAGcaacccctgctggcctcactaatacCTCTTCCTGCAGCAGCCATGATTTTCCCCAGTAGGTCTTCCATTCAGGGCagggctcaaccctgcttagcttcagtgagTAACCAGGCGAGAGCTGTAGGGTAATATGCTGCTGGTGATAGAGCTCTGTGTATTCGctttgaaatggcttaaaaggtttttattttaatctgtttttaataatttaaattaaacagtagcaaagtagattcaaaatgtttaaaacaagaagtTAAAAATTTTAGTTAAAagtaatcaaggcatgtttttcactaagtgaacacaaggaagaatatttaattattttcatttacatgtggcaatataacaatatatagtATTAAACAGCTATTTTTacatactacatactgtatatttgtgatAATGTTTTCATACATAAAAATGCTACACTGGGATTTccatgaacattttttaaatgacaatgcAAACAATCACAGATTTTAATCGATTCACTGAAACAGACAGtttgatttgattaattatttCATAGAAATTAATCAAACTTATCTTGAAACTTATTTAATTTTGCACAGTTTAGGACACTTAATGGTTAAAAGGCTCATTCAAGTAACTGTCATATCCACAATGTGAACAAATGAACAGTCAGTtattgaatttcatgtgttggaagcaggaaaaatgggcaagcgtaaacatctgagcgactttgacaagggccaaattgtgatggctagacgactgggtcagagcatctccaaaacggcaggtcttgtggggtgtttccggtatgcagtggttagaacctaccaaaagtggtccaaggaaggacaaccggtgaaccggcgacagagtCATGGGCGccaaaggctcattgatgcgcgtggggagcaaaggctagcccgtctggtccaatcccacagaagagctactctAGCACAGAtagctgaaaaacttaatgctggccatgatagaaaggtgtcagaacacacagtgcatcgcagcttgctctatggggctgcatagctgcagaccagtcagagtgcccatgctgacccatATCCACtgctgaaagcgcctacaatgggcacatgaacatcagaactggaccatggagcaatggaagaaggtggccttgtCTGATGaataatgttttcttttagatcatgtggatggccgggtgcgtgtgcgttgtttacatggggaagagatggcaggaggatgcactgtgggaagaaggcaggccggcgaaggcagtgtgatgctctgggcaacgttctgctgggaaaccttgggtcctggcattcatgtggatgttactttgacacatacaacctacctaaagattgttccAGACCACgtataccccttcatggcaacagtattccatgatggcagtggcctctttcagcaggataatgcaccctaccatactgcaaaaattgttcaggaatggtttgaggaacatgacaaagagttcaaggtgttgacttggcctccaaaatccccagatctcaatttgattgagcatctatgggatgtgctggaccaacaagtctgatccatggaggccccacctcggaACTTACcagacttaaaggatctgctgctaacgtcttggtgccagataccacaggacaccttcagaggtcttgtggagtccatgcctcgacgggtcagagctgttttggtggcacgagggggacctacaggatattaggcaggtggttttaatgttgtggctgtggAATAGAGGGGAAATTAGAGGGACGTTTGCAAATGAAGCTCAAAATCTGAAAGTATTGTTATAAGTGAGAGCTGGGTTGGTTGAAATTTTCCTGGAGTTGagtaaacaaagcaaaattattctttgtataaagtgctgtgaaaaagtatttgatttcttctgtttttgtgtatatctcatactaaattgtttaaataatTCTAACATAAACAAAggtaatctgagtaaacacaaaatatagtttttaaatgataatgttatttattgaatcaaaaaagttatccagtaccaactgggcctgtgtgaaaaagtatttactaAAGTTTGCTATTTGCtattagttactaaatccctaaatctatgaaactgcattgataatggggttcagctggactagacacacccaggcctgattgcTGCCAGccttgttcaatcaaatcaacacctaaatataactttttcagcagcaggaagttggctaaaaggtctcacccagttgcatactatgccaaggtcaaaagaaattccagaaatgatgaggaaaaaggtgattgaagtacattagtctgggaagggttacaaagctatttcaaaggctctgggactccaacgaaccacagtgagagccatcatctccaaatggagaacatttggcacagtagtgaaccttcccagaagtggctggccttccaaaattcctccaagagcacagcgacaactcatccaggaagtcaccaaaaagccaaggacaacatccaaggaactgcagaccTCTCTCGCATTAATAAAGGTCAccgttcatgactccactatcagaaagacacgggccaaaaatgccatccatggaagagcggcgaggcaaaaaccactgctaacccagaagaacatttaaggctcgtctgaattttgccaaaacacaccttgatgatcctcaaaccttttgggagaatgttctgtggactgatgagtcgaaagtggaactgtttggaagacaggggtctcgttacatctggcgtaaatcaaacacagaattccacaaaaagaacatcacacctactgtcaagcatggtggtggaagtgtgatggtgtggggatgctttgctgcttcagggccagggctacttgcaataattgagggaaacatgaattctgctctctaccagaaaatcctaaaggagaacatccagtcatcattcattgagttgaagctcaagcgcaactggattatgcagtaaGACAGttatccaaagcataggagtaagtccacctctgaatggctcaaaagaagcacaatgaaagttttggagtggcctagtcaaagtcctgacttgaacctgattgagatgctgtggtagGGCCTTAAACGGgtgtgatataggtgttggataacttttttgcttcaattaaaaaatatatatatttgaaaactgtattttgttttttcacaggttgcctatgttttatgttatatctcgtttgaagatttaaagcaatttagtatgaaaaagacacaaaaatagaagaaagcaggaagggggcaaatacttttctgTAGCTGACCAACTGTAACTAGGCCAAAAGCCCTCCAAGTATTGAAGGCCCTATCAAACAGAGTAGAAATTATATATTACAACAAATGGGTGCTGTAG
This portion of the Myxocyprinus asiaticus isolate MX2 ecotype Aquarium Trade chromosome 14, UBuf_Myxa_2, whole genome shotgun sequence genome encodes:
- the LOC127451586 gene encoding serine/threonine-protein kinase NLK2-like, whose translation is MAFHGSTRPTVCGNLFPGSELGHKFFCVNATTGTTSMSLSATPNPTGPSAPAGTPRHPASLGGSAGGGAAIPQPHSNPASEVPSPAEMEPDRPIGYGAFGVVWSVTDPRDGRKVALKKMPNVFQNLVSCKRVFRELRMLCFFKHDNVLSALDILQPPQIDCFEEIYVITELMQSDLHKVIVSPQPLTTDHIKVFLYQILRGLKYLHSAGILHRDIKPGNLLVNSNCLLKICDFGLARVEEPDPNRHMTQEVVTQYYRAPEVLMGCQHYSSAIDVWSVGCIFAELLGRRILFQAQSPIQQLDLITDLLGTPPLSAMASACEGARAHILRGPHKPPSLSVLYMLSDGATHEAVHLLCRMLVFDPAKRISGSDALSHPYLDEGRLRYHTCMCKCCYSVPSGRVYTRDFEPPADRPFSHNYEQSMHSVWQGKELIHRFITEHQQGKRVPLCINPQSAAFKTFIRSTAWHSSKVSRKEER